The proteins below come from a single Aegilops tauschii subsp. strangulata cultivar AL8/78 chromosome 6, Aet v6.0, whole genome shotgun sequence genomic window:
- the LOC109773347 gene encoding DExH-box ATP-dependent RNA helicase DExH15 chloroplastic, translating into MHCLAPHFLLLLPLPTAPRHAPPQTPPPALLLPCRPAQAHAHAHAAPLHRPSARSPSRAAAPVSDEDDDEEADEEEEDDDELDIRDADYDEDDDAEGDEELEEESGGEDEEAGDVAAEDSRQETAERRQRSEQYKSQQVAKLVAEVREFGDDIIDYNELAGIYDFPIDKFQRLAIQAFLRGSSVVVSAPTSSGKTLIAEAAAVATVARGRRLFYTTPLKALSNQKFREFRSTFGDHNVGLLTGDSAINKDAQILIMTTEILRNMLYQSVGMSASDGRLFEVDVIVLDEVHYLSDISRGTVWEETVIYCPKEVQLICLSATVANPDELAGWIGQIHGKTELVTSSKRPVPLTWHFSKKFALLPLLDGKGKKMNRKLRMSHVQNISSPKSEFYYVKGKRKVRTNKNEQGNRSPLDISKQVQLSKHEVTNMRRSQVPLIRETLSQLWENDMLPAIWFIFSRRGCDAAVEYIEDCRLLHDCEASEVELELRRFRMQYPDAVRENAVKGLLRGVAAHHAGCLPLWKSFIEELFQRGLVKVVFATETLAAGINMPARTAVISSLSKRIDAGRQLLTPNNLFQMAGRAGRRGIDTVGHSVLVQTTNEGPEECCDVIFAGLEPLVSQFTASYGMVLNLLAGSKVTHKQKESGDVKAKRSGRTLEEARKLVEQSFGNYVGSNVMVAAKEELERIQKDIQHLSSEITDEFIDRKCRKELSEEDYAEISLLQNKLKEEKKIRNELKKRMELERMAAWKTQLEEFESGHLPFMCLQYKDKDSVHHTIPAVFIGSLSSFDDQKIASMLEDDSIGPGKQEVDSEGQHFCPSYYVALSSDNSWYLFTEKWIKTVYQTGLPAVPSVEGGPLPRETLKQLLLREDMIWDKIAKSEHGFLLCMDGSLDTWSWSLNVPVLNSLSEDDKVERFSQEHQAAVESHKQQRRKVSQLKKTIRSTKGFREFQKIIDMRNFTKEKIERLEARSRRLTRRIMQIEPTGWKEFLQISNVIQEARVLDINTQVIYPLGETAAAIRGENELWLAMVLRNKVLLDLKPSQLAAVCGSLVSEGIKLRPWKNSSFVYEPSSVVVGVINYLEEQRNSLLDLQEKHGVKIPCEIDTQFAGMVEAWASGLTWREIMMDSAMDDGDLARLLRRTMDLLAQIPKLPDIDPVLQKNAQIACSVMDRVPLSELAG; encoded by the exons ATGCACTGCCTCGCCCCCCACTTCCTGCTCCTCCTCCCGCTCCCCACCGCGCCCCGCCACGCGCCACCCCAGACCCCACCGCCCGCTCTCCTCCTGCCCTGCCGCCCAGCCCAAGCCCACGCCCACGCCCACGCCGCCCCGCTCCACCGCCCCTCCGCGCGCTccccctcccgcgccgccgcgccggtgtccgacgaggacgacgacgaggaggccgacgaggaggaggaggatgacgaCGAGCTAGACATCCGCGACGCGGACTACGACGAGGACGACGATGCGGAGGGCGACGAGGAGCTGGAAGAGGAGAGCGGCGGCGAGGACGAGGAAGCGGGGGATGTGGCGGCGGAGGATTCGCGGCAGGAGACCGCGGAGCGGAGGCAGCGGTCGGAGCAGTACAAGTCGCAGCAGGTGGCCAAGCTCGTCGCCGAGGTGCGGGAGTTCGGCGACGATATCATCGACTACAATGAGCTCGCTGGGATCTACGACTTCCCCATCGACAAGTTTCAG CGCCTGGCTATACAAGCATTTCTAAGAGGCTCATCCGTAGTAGTTTCTGCACCTACAAGTAGCGGGAAGACACTAATCGCAGAAGCTGCAGCTGTGGCAACAGTTGCCAGAGGAAGGCGTCTCTTCTACACGACACCGTTGAAGGCCTTGTCAAATCAGAAGTTCCGCGAGTTCCG GAGTACATTTGGTGATCATAATGTTGGTCTTCTTACAGGAGATTCTGCTATCAATAAAGATGCTCAGATCCTAATAATGACGACAGAGATTCTGCGTAATATGCTGTATCAAAG TGTTGGTATGTCAGCATCCGATGGTAGATTATTTGAAGTTGATGTCATTGTTTTGGATGAAGTCCATTACTTAAGTGATATCTCACGCGGAACTGTTTGGGAAGAAACA GTGATATATTGTCCAAAGGAAGTCCAGCTTATATGCTTGTCTGCCACTGTTGCAAATCCTGATGAATTAGCTGGCTGGATTGGTCAG ATCCACGGGAAAACGGAGCTGGTGACATCGAGCAAACGCCCCGTTCCACTAACTTGGCACTTCTCGAAGAAATTTGCACTTCTACCACTTCTTGATGGAAAGGGAAAGAAAATGAATAG GAAGTTGAGAATGTCTCATGTCCAGAACATATCTTCTCCAAAAAGTGAATTCTATTACGTGAAAGGGAAGAGGAAGGTTAGAACAAATAAAAATGAGCAAGGTAATAGAAGCCCATTGGACATATCAAAACAGGTTCAATTGTCCAAGCACGAGGTCACCAATATGCGCCGTTCCCAG GTTCCACTAATACGTGAGACTTTGTCACAGCTTTGGGAAAATGACATGCTTCCAGCTATTTGGTTTATCTTTAGTAGAAGAGGATGTGATGCAGCCGTTGAATATATTGAGGATTGTAGACTTCTGCATGATTGTGAGGCTAGTGAAGTTGAACTGGAACTTAGGAGGTTCAGGATGCAATATCCTGATGCTGTCCGGGAAAATGCTGTGAAAGGACTCTTGCGAGGAGTTGCTGCCCATCATGCTGGTTGCTTGCCACTGTGGAAGTCCTTTATTGAAGAACTGTTTCAGCGTGGCCTTGTTAAAGTAGTCTTTGCAACAGAAACCCTTGCTGCTGGGATCAACATGCCTGCTAGGACAGCTGTGATTTCTTCTCTCAGCAAAAGAATTGATGCTGGGCGCCAGCTCTTAACCCCAAATAACCTATTCCAGATGGCAGGTCGTGCTGGAAGGAGAGGGATCGACACAGTTGGGCATTCTGTTCTTGTTCAGACTACTAATGAAGGGCCTGAAGAATGTTGTGATGTTATCTTCGCTGGACTTGAGCCACTTGTTTCACAATTTACTGCATCATACGGGATGGTTTTGAATCTCCTTGCT GGTTCGAAAGTTACTCATAAGCAGAAAGAATCAGGTGATGTTAAGGCTAAACGTTCTGGAAGAACATTGGAAGAAGCTCGGAAGTTAGTGGAGCAAAGCTTTGGGAATTATGTTGGGAGCAATGTAATGGTTGCTGCTAAAGAAGAGCTTGAGAGAATTCAGAAAGACATACAACACCTCTCTTCAGAAATTACAGATGAATTCATTGACAGGAAATGCAGGAAGGAATTATCCGAGGAAGACTATGCTGAGATTTCTCTGCTACAAAACAAATTAAAG GAAGAGAAGAAGATACGAAATGAACTGAAAAAGAGGATGGAACTAGAGAGAATGGCTGCATGGAAAACTCAATTAGAAGAGTTTGAAAGTGGTCACCTCCCTTTCATGTGCTTGCAGTATAAAGATAAAGATTCAGTTCACCACACGATTCCTGCTGTTTTTATTGGAAGCCTCAGCTCGTTTGATGATCAAAAGATTGCCAGCATG CTGGAAGATGATTCTATTGGTCCAGGCAAGCAGGAAGTTGATAGCGAGGGACAACATTTTTGCCCATCATACTATGTTGCTTTGAGTTCAGATAATTCATGGTATCTATTCACAGAAAAATGGATAAAAACTGTTTACCAGACAGGTCTACCTGCTGTTCCTTCAGTGGAGGGTGGGCCACTCCCTAGAGAAACCCTGAAGCAGCTCCTTTTGCGTGAAGACATGATCTGGGATAAAATCGCAAAATCAGAACATGGTTTTTTGTTATGCATGGATGGATCCCTAGACACATGGTCATGGAGTCTAAATGTTCCTGTGCTTAATAGCCTCTCAGAAGATGATAAG GTGGAACGATTCTCCCAGGAACATCAGGCCGCTGTAGAATCTCACAAGCAACAGAGGAGGAAGGTTTCACAATTGAAGAAAACAATCAGAAGTACTAAGGGTTTTAGAGAATTTCAAAAGATCATCGACATGAGAAACTTTACAAAAGAAAAGATTGAGCGTTTGGAAGCTAGATCCCGTCGTTTGACTAGACGCATAATGCAAATTGAACCAACTGGTTGGAAAGAATTTTTGCAG ATTAGCAATGTCATACAAGAGGCTAGAGTGTTAGATATCAACACCCAAGTAATCTATCCTTTGGGTGAAACGGCCGCAGCCATACGAGGGGAAAACGAACTCTGGCTTGCTATGGTTCTTAGGAACAAGGTCCTTTTGGATCTGAAGCCATCTCAACTGGCAGCAGTGTGTGGAAGCTTAGTGTCAGAAGGGATCAAACTTCGTCCTTGGAAGAATAGCAG TTTTGTGTATGAACCGTCTTCAGTTGTTGTTGGTGTCATAAACTATTTAGAAGAGCAAAGAAACTCACTCCTCGATCTCCAAGAGAAACATGGCGTAAAG ATACCTTGCGAAATAGATACCCAGTTTGCTGGAATGGTTGAAGCCTGGGCCTCAGGGTTGACATGGAGGGAGATAATGATGGACTCTGCAATGGATGATGGAGATTTAGCCCGTCTGCTCAGACGAACAATGGATTTACTAGCTCAG ATTCCAAAATTGCCAGATATAGATCCGGTTCTCCAGAAAAATGCACAAATTGCTTGCAGCGTCATGGATCGAGTACCGCTAAGTGAGCTTGCTGGCTGA
- the LOC109773348 gene encoding formin-like protein 16, translating into MAPSPIPLLLLLLLAVAALCPLAAAQQRNVQTRFPSTRTPAVAAPPPPIVPPSPSPTGPAILPPQSASSSSSSSTKRSDIAVAVVSTALSSFALCGLAFFLFLRHGKKKELTHVGGNGHSNRPQDAALAGKLPERAPKRPPRGGMVDENGLDAIYWREFEKEGEGGGRGRKPAGGWRPPQPPPRQSRAERWPEAQASPAPSPPRPRKGKIDQEPLIPRGSLDSSSAVFDESPRPPSASSSSSFSVAAPEAYARPPPPAIAVPRPSPPPAPAAPPSASASASASLARPPGRGSPPPPPPPMATTSPPPKGPPPPPAPKGPPPPPAPKGPPPPPAPRGPPPPPPPGGKKGGPPPPPPPGGKKGGPPPPPAWASSSRPPAAPGGPSGADDLAKLKPLHWDKVNVAATDHSMVWDKLTGGSFNLDEGTIEALFGTAAVNRKTKSADAKDSSSGLGRSTSEEQIFLIEPRKSHNISIILRSLTVGRDEIIDALRDGNTELGTDVLEKLSRLSISKEEEATILKFSGNPDRLAPAEAFLLRLLLDVPNPFARVNALLFKVNYGSEIAVLKQSLQTLEMASQELRTKGLFFKLLEAVLKAGNRMNAGTARGNAQAFNLTALRKLNDVKSTDGGTTLLHFVIEEVVRAEGKRLAVNRNYTIRRSGSLAKSSVDGGISAAGSAGQGPSREDRQNEYLNLGLPIVGGLSSEFANVKKAATVDYDVTANECTILGNRLAGIKKLLETCGDDGFSRGLRGFVNAAEQEMKALSGVQEKVLDLVQRTTEYYHAGATKDRNAHPLQLFVIVRDFLGMVDQACVDIKRRLQQQKKPTPPSSQPTTAAAAKGPAEAAKGAPDGAKAVAGGAAAAPPAQKPPPEEADSKRKRVMPRFPNLPAHFMKDGADSDSSSDEE; encoded by the exons ATGGCTCCCTCGCCtatccccctcctcctcctcctcctcctcgccgtcgcggccctcTGCCCCCTCGCCGCCGCGCAGCAGCGCAACGTCCAGACCCGCTTCCCCTCCACGCGCACCCCGGcagtcgccgccccgccgccgccgatcgtgcccccgtcgccgtcccccACCGGCCCGGCCATCCTGCCCCCGCAgtccgcctcctcgtcctcctcctcctccacgaAGCGCAGCGACATCGCCGTGGCCGTGGTGAGCACGGCGCTGAGCAGCTTCGCGCTCTGCGGCCTCgccttcttcctcttcctccgccACGGCAAGAAGAAGGAGCTGACGCACGTCGGCGGCAACGGTCACTCCAACCGGCCCCAGGACGCCGCGCTCGCCGGCAAGCTGCCGGAGAGGGCGCCGAAGCGGCCGCCCCGCGGCGGCATGGTGGACGAGAACGGGCTCGACGCGATATACTGGCGGGAGTTCGAGAAGgagggcgagggcggcggcaGGGGCAGGAAGCCCGCGGGGGGCTGGCgcccgccgcagccgccgccccgGCAGAGCCGCGCGGAGAGGTGGCCGGAGGCGCAGGCGTCGCCGGCCCCATCCCCGCCGCGGCCGAGGAAGGGCAAGATAGATCAGGAACCGCTCATACCCAGGGGCTCCCTGGATTCCTCATCCGCCGTGTTCGACGAGTCGCCGCGCCCGCCCAGCGCCAGCTCCAGCTCGTCCTTCTCCGTCGCTGCCCCCGAGGCCTAcgcgcggccgccgccgccggcgatcGCCGTCCCCCGCCCGTCCCCGCCACCAGCCCCTGCTGCCCCACCAAGCGCGTCGGCATCGGCATCGGCATCCCTGGCGCGGCCGCCAGGAAGAGGAagcccgccaccgccgccaccaccaaTGGCCACCACGTCGCCACCGCCTAAaggcccgccgccgccaccagcgcCGAAGGGCCCACCACCCCCGCCAGCACCCAAAGGCCCACCTCCTCCACCAGCACCCAGAGGCCCGCCTCCGCCACCGCCACCCGGAGGAAAGAAGGGAgggccgccgccaccaccacctcccgGTGGCAAGAAGGGAGGGCCGCCCCCGCCGCCTGCCTGGGCGTCGTCCTCGAGGCCACcggcggccccgggcgggccgtCCGGCGCGGACGACCTGGCGAAGCTGAAGCCGCTGCATTGGGACAAGGTCAACGTGGCGGCCACCGACCACTCCATGGTGTGGGACAAGCTCACCGGCGGCTCATTCAA CTTGGACGAAGGCACCATCGAGGCGCTGTTCGGCACCGCGGCGGTGAACCGCAAGACGAAATCCGCGGACGCCAAGGACTCCTCGAGCGGCCTCGGGCGCTCGACCTCGGAGGAGCAGATATTCCTGATTGAGCCACGCAAGTcgcacaacatctccatcatccTCCGGTCCCTCACCGTGGGGCGGGACGAGATCATCGACGCGCTGCGTGATGGCAACACCGAGCTCGGCACGGACGTCCTCGAGAAGCTGTCCCGGCTCAGCATCTCCAAGGAGGAAGAGGCCACCATCCTGAAGTTCTCTGGGAACCCCGACAGACTTGCCCCCGCAGAGGCCTTCCTTCTTCGACTCCTGCTCGACGTGCCCAACCCGTTTGCCCGTGTCAATGCGCTGCTATTCAAGGTGAACTACGGTTCTGAGATTGCTGTGCTCAAGCAATCGCTCCAGACTTTGGAGATGGCGAGCCAGGAGCTGAGGACGAAGGGGCTCTTCTTTAAACTGCTTGAGGCGGTGCTAAAGGCGGGCAACCGGATGAATGCCGGCACGGCGCGGGGGAACGCGCAGGCCTTCAACCTCACAGCACTGCGCAAGCTCAACGACGTGAAGAGCACCGATGGAGGCACCACACTGCTCCACTTTGTCATCGAGGAGGTTGTGCGCGCAGAGGGGAAACGCCTTGCCGTCAACCGCAACTACACCATCCGCCGCTCTGGTAGCCTCGCCAAGAGCAGCGTCGATGGCGGAATTTCAGCAGCTGGCTCCGCTGGCCAGGGGCCATCACGCGAGGACAGGCAGAATGAGTACTTGAACCTAGGATTGCCCATTGTTGGAGGTCTCAGCAGTGAGTTTGCCAATGTGAAGAAGGCTGCAACTGTGGACTACGATGTGACTGCCAATGAATGCACAATCTTAGGCAACCGACTCGCGGGCATCAAGAAGCTCCTGGAGACCTGCGGGGACGATGGATTCTCAAGAGGGTTGAGAGGCTTTGTCAATGCTGCGGAGCaagagatgaaggcactgagTGGAGTGCAGGAGAAGGTGCTTGATCTGGTTCAGCGGACGACGGAGTACTACCATGCAGGTGCTACCAAGGACAGGAACGCGCATCCCCTCCAGTTGTTCGTCATTGTGAGGGATTTCCTGGGGATGGTGGACCAGGCATGTGTGGACATCAAGAGAAGACTGCAGCAGCAAAAGAAGCCAACACCCCCGTCATCACAGCCAACAACGGCGGCGGCTGCTAAGGGGCCAGCTGAAGCCGCTAAGGGGGCACCTGATGGTGCTAAGGCGGTAGCTGGTGGCGCGGCGGCAGCACCACCGGCTCAAAAACCACCACCAGAAGAAGCAGATAGCAAAAGGAAGAGGGTCATGCCAAGATTCCCAAACTTGCCAGCGCACTTTATGAAGGACGGCGCAGACTCTGATTCAAGTAGTGATGAGGAATAG
- the LOC109773349 gene encoding glycine cleavage system H protein, mitochondrial: MALRLWASSAANALKISSSGARAAAPAYSISRYFSTVIDGLKYTSSHEWVKNDGSVATIGISDHAQGHLGEVVFVELPETGTKVSQGGAFGNVESVKATSDVNSPISGEVVEVNSKLSETPGLINSSPYEEGWMIKVKPSSPAELEGLLDSAKYTKHCEEEDAH; this comes from the exons ATGGCTCTGAGGCTGTGGGCAAGCTCAGCTGCCAATGCCCTCAAGATTTCAAGCAGCGGCGCCAGGGCCGCTGCCCCGGCCTACTCGATCTCCAGATACTTCTCCACCG TTATTGATGGCTTGAAGTACACTTCCTCCCACGAGTGGGTCAAGAACGACGGCTCCGTGGCCACGATTGGCATCAGTGACCACGCCCAG GGCCATCTCGGGGAGGTGGTGTTCGTGGAGCTGCCGGAGACCGGCACGAAGGTGAGCCAGGGCGGGGCCTTCGGCAACGTGGAGAGTGTGAAGGCCACCAGCGACGTCAACTCGCCCATCTCCGGCGAGGTCGTCGAGGTCAATTCGAAGCTGTCCGAGACCCCGGGCCTG ATCAACTCGAGCCCGTACGAGGAGGGGTGGATGATCAAGGTGAAGCCGAGCAGCCCGGCGGAGCTGGAGGGCCTGCTGGACTCGGCCAAGTACACCAAGCACTGCGAGGAGGAGGACGCCCACTAG